The Curtobacterium sp. MCLR17_007 genome contains a region encoding:
- a CDS encoding alpha-hydroxy acid oxidase, with amino-acid sequence MQFKKPVLDGRRRRLDTALTIEDLRAIAKRRTPKAAFDYTDGSAEAEISLRRARQAFRDVEFHPSVLRDVSVVDTSRDVLGGPSALPFAIAPTGFTRMMQTEGEHAGAAAAHAAGIPFSLSTMGTASIEDVAAVSPTGRNWFQLYMWKDRERSMALVSRAAAAGFDTLLVTVDVPVAGARLRDKRNGMTIPPSLTPRTVIDAIPRPWWWFDFLTTEPLAFASLDRWSGTVAELLDTMFDPTVTFEDFAWIRDQWPGKIVAKGVQNVDDARRLTELGVDGIVLSNHGGRQLDRAPIPFHLLPEVVREVGSDTEVLLDTGIMSGADVVAAVALGARSTLVGRAYLYGLMAGGRQGVDRAITILGDEVRRTMRLLGVTSLDELTPDHVTQLERLRPVRRPSGGRI; translated from the coding sequence ATGCAGTTCAAGAAGCCCGTGCTCGACGGGCGCCGACGTCGCCTCGACACCGCCCTGACGATCGAGGACCTCCGCGCGATCGCGAAGCGGCGCACCCCGAAAGCCGCGTTCGACTACACGGACGGGTCGGCAGAAGCCGAGATCTCGCTGCGCCGTGCGCGACAGGCGTTCCGTGACGTCGAGTTCCACCCGTCGGTCCTACGGGACGTCAGCGTCGTCGACACCAGCCGCGACGTCCTCGGTGGCCCGTCCGCGCTGCCGTTCGCAATCGCCCCGACCGGGTTCACCAGGATGATGCAGACCGAGGGTGAGCACGCCGGGGCCGCCGCCGCGCACGCGGCGGGCATCCCATTCTCGCTCTCGACCATGGGCACCGCCTCGATCGAGGACGTCGCAGCGGTGAGCCCGACCGGACGGAACTGGTTCCAGCTCTACATGTGGAAGGACCGCGAGCGCTCCATGGCGCTCGTCTCCCGCGCCGCCGCAGCCGGGTTCGACACGCTCCTCGTGACGGTGGACGTCCCGGTGGCCGGTGCCCGGCTGCGCGACAAGCGCAACGGCATGACCATCCCGCCGTCGCTCACCCCGCGCACCGTCATCGACGCGATCCCGCGGCCGTGGTGGTGGTTCGACTTTCTGACGACGGAACCCCTGGCGTTCGCGTCGCTTGACCGTTGGTCCGGCACCGTTGCCGAGCTGCTCGACACAATGTTCGACCCGACCGTCACGTTCGAGGACTTCGCCTGGATCCGCGACCAGTGGCCCGGGAAGATCGTCGCGAAGGGCGTGCAGAACGTCGACGACGCACGACGGCTGACCGAACTCGGCGTCGACGGCATCGTGCTCTCGAACCACGGCGGACGGCAGCTCGACCGCGCACCTATCCCGTTCCACCTGCTCCCCGAGGTCGTCCGCGAGGTCGGCTCAGACACCGAGGTCCTGCTCGACACCGGGATCATGAGCGGCGCCGACGTCGTCGCGGCCGTCGCCCTCGGGGCACGCTCGACCCTCGTCGGACGCGCCTACCTGTACGGCCTGATGGCCGGCGGACGGCAGGGGGTCGACCGCGCGATCACGATCCTCGGCGACGAGGTCCGCCGGACCATGCGGCTGCTCGGCGTCACCTCCCTCGACGAACTCACGCCGGACCACGTCACGCAGCTGGAACGACTCCGCCCCGTGCGACGGCCGTCCGGTGGCAGGATCTGA
- a CDS encoding amidohydrolase family protein, which produces MIIDAHHHLWDPGDRPYPWMEASVAAIARPFRDADLRDALAGAVTAGTTVSGTVVVQAAHDIGETRWLLDREPPVLGVVGWVDLQPPDVADVLDELHATPGRVPLVGLRHMAQNEPDPAWLARPDVVRGVGLATRAGLTMDLLVRSREARAALALVDATPDGTFVLDHAAKPRIDVSGPGEPGFADWAALLTAFAARPNVVCKLSGLFTEAGPDWARRPVRAHVDRILEVFGPARTLFGSDWPVSSLRMPYGAVVERTVAMLDALSPTERADVLGGTARRAYRL; this is translated from the coding sequence GTGATCATCGACGCGCACCACCACCTGTGGGACCCGGGCGACCGCCCGTACCCGTGGATGGAAGCGTCGGTCGCCGCCATCGCCCGCCCGTTCCGCGACGCCGACCTCCGGGACGCGCTGGCCGGTGCCGTGACTGCAGGCACGACCGTCTCCGGCACCGTCGTCGTGCAGGCCGCCCACGACATCGGCGAGACGCGGTGGCTCCTCGACCGCGAGCCCCCGGTGCTCGGCGTCGTCGGCTGGGTCGACCTGCAGCCCCCCGACGTGGCCGACGTCCTCGACGAGCTCCACGCGACCCCCGGTCGCGTCCCGCTCGTCGGCCTGCGCCACATGGCGCAAAACGAACCCGACCCCGCCTGGCTGGCGCGCCCCGACGTGGTGCGCGGCGTCGGACTGGCCACGCGCGCCGGACTGACTATGGACCTCCTCGTCCGGTCCCGCGAAGCTCGAGCAGCCCTCGCGCTCGTCGACGCGACCCCGGACGGCACCTTCGTCCTCGACCACGCCGCCAAGCCGCGCATCGACGTGTCCGGCCCCGGCGAACCCGGGTTCGCGGACTGGGCCGCCCTGCTCACCGCGTTCGCGGCGCGCCCGAACGTCGTCTGCAAGCTCTCCGGCCTGTTCACCGAGGCCGGCCCCGACTGGGCGCGACGACCCGTCCGCGCGCACGTCGACCGGATCCTCGAGGTGTTCGGTCCCGCGCGGACGCTGTTCGGCAGCGACTGGCCGGTGTCCTCGTTGCGGATGCCCTACGGGGCGGTCGTCGAGCGGACGGTCGCGATGCTCGACGCGCTCTCGCCGACCGAGCGTGCCGACGTGCTCGGCGGGACGGCGCGGCGCGCCTACCGCCTGTGA
- a CDS encoding SDR family oxidoreductase, whose protein sequence is MTASHAGLRAVVSGGASGIGAAIATTLLERGATVAVLDLRPEGAPAGVTALPCDVASDASVRAAVEHAAAALGGIDVLVNNAGIGAQGTVEDNDDTEWHRVLDVNVLGAVRLTRAALPHLRRSAHAAVINTCSIAATAGLPQRALYSASKGAVAALTRAMAADHLREGIRVNAVNPGTADTPWVGRLLASAADPEAERAALEARQPHGRLVSADEVAEAVAYLSSPAAGSTTGVDLAVDGGMQALRLRPTEN, encoded by the coding sequence ATGACCGCCTCGCACGCCGGCCTGCGCGCCGTCGTCTCCGGCGGTGCCTCCGGCATCGGCGCGGCCATCGCGACGACCCTGCTCGAGCGGGGCGCCACCGTCGCGGTGCTCGACCTCCGGCCGGAGGGCGCACCGGCGGGCGTCACCGCCCTGCCCTGCGACGTCGCATCCGACGCCTCCGTCCGCGCAGCCGTCGAACACGCGGCGGCCGCGCTCGGCGGCATCGACGTCCTCGTCAACAACGCGGGCATCGGCGCGCAGGGCACCGTCGAGGACAACGACGACACCGAGTGGCACCGGGTGCTCGACGTGAACGTGCTCGGTGCGGTGCGCCTCACGCGTGCCGCGCTGCCGCACCTGCGCCGCTCCGCGCACGCCGCGGTCATCAACACCTGCTCGATCGCCGCCACCGCCGGACTCCCCCAGCGCGCGCTCTACAGCGCTTCGAAGGGGGCGGTCGCCGCGCTGACGCGCGCCATGGCCGCCGACCACCTCCGCGAGGGCATCCGTGTCAACGCCGTCAACCCGGGCACCGCCGACACCCCCTGGGTGGGTCGGCTCCTCGCGTCGGCTGCGGACCCCGAGGCGGAACGTGCCGCACTGGAGGCCCGGCAACCGCACGGCAGGCTGGTCTCCGCCGACGAGGTGGCAGAGGCCGTCGCCTACCTCTCCAGCCCGGCAGCCGGCTCCACCACCGGCGTCGACCTGGCGGTCGACGGCGGCATGCAGGCACTCCGCCTCCGACCGACGGAGAACTGA
- a CDS encoding fumarylacetoacetate hydrolase family protein gives MKFARVGEAGNEVPVVFDDQGVARDLRGVTDEIDGAFLAANPVRAVGDVDRLPVLEGASDLRIGPPVARPGKVVCVGLNYRDHAAETGAQIPTEPIVFMKDPMTVVGPHDDVLVPRRSEKTDWEVELAIVIGRTARYCESRADAAACIAGYTIANDVSEREFQTERGGQWDKGKSCETFNPLGPWLVTADEVADPYGEPGAIRPLGMRLTVNGEVRQDGSTANMIFEPADIVHYLSQFMVLYPGDVIDTGTPAGVALGGGAPYLRAGDRVELSVDGLGTQAQTMVDA, from the coding sequence ATGAAGTTCGCACGCGTCGGTGAAGCCGGCAACGAGGTGCCCGTGGTGTTCGACGACCAGGGGGTCGCCCGTGACCTCCGCGGGGTGACCGACGAGATCGACGGGGCGTTCCTCGCCGCGAACCCGGTCCGGGCCGTCGGCGACGTCGACCGCCTCCCCGTCCTCGAGGGGGCGTCGGACCTCCGGATCGGCCCCCCTGTCGCCCGCCCCGGCAAGGTCGTCTGCGTCGGCCTGAACTACCGCGACCACGCGGCCGAGACCGGCGCGCAGATCCCCACCGAGCCGATCGTCTTCATGAAGGACCCGATGACGGTCGTCGGCCCGCACGACGACGTGCTCGTCCCGCGCCGCAGCGAGAAGACCGACTGGGAGGTCGAGCTCGCGATCGTCATCGGTCGCACGGCCCGCTACTGCGAGTCCCGGGCCGACGCCGCCGCGTGCATCGCCGGGTACACGATCGCCAACGACGTGTCGGAGCGCGAGTTCCAGACCGAGCGCGGCGGCCAGTGGGACAAGGGCAAGTCCTGCGAGACCTTCAACCCGCTCGGTCCCTGGCTCGTGACGGCCGACGAGGTCGCCGACCCGTACGGCGAGCCGGGCGCGATCCGACCGCTCGGCATGCGGCTCACCGTCAACGGCGAGGTCCGGCAGGACGGTTCCACCGCGAACATGATCTTCGAGCCCGCCGACATCGTGCACTACCTGTCGCAGTTCATGGTGCTCTACCCCGGCGACGTCATCGACACCGGCACCCCCGCGGGCGTCGCGCTCGGCGGCGGTGCGCCGTACCTCCGCGCCGGCGACCGCGTCGAGCTGTCCGTCGACGGTCTCGGCACGCAGGCCCAGACGATGGTGGACGCCTGA